From a region of the Dunckerocampus dactyliophorus isolate RoL2022-P2 chromosome 20, RoL_Ddac_1.1, whole genome shotgun sequence genome:
- the LOC129173337 gene encoding proline-rich protein 15-like protein encodes MAERVKWWKAFMPKKKAGGPKDQASPYTYGADFDPFAQNDKSKDSKATSEQSPPQQESTNGSCLLSDETYDDSHLESLFNEQTCRRNMKVSRSGRFKEKRRVRSSLPLEDKGTENMAPGTEDFR; translated from the coding sequence ATGGCAGAAAGGGTCAAATGGTGGAAGGCCTTCATGCCCAAGAAGAAGGCAGGAGGCCCCAAGGACCAAGCATCCCCTTACACGTACGGTGCAGACTTTGACCCCTTTGCACAAAACGACAAGTCCAAGGACTCCAAGGCCACCAGTGAGCAGTCTCCGCCCCAGCAAGAGTCCACCAACGGCTCCTGCCTGCTCAGCGACGAGACCTACGACGACTCCCACCTGGAGTCCCTCTTCAACGAGCAGACTTGCCGCAGAAACATGAAAGTGTCCCGCTCGGGCCGCTTTAAGGAGAAGAGGAGGGTGCGCTCCAGCCTCCCCTTGGAGGACAAAGGCACGGAAAACATGGCGCCGGGGACAGAAGACTTTCGGTGA